The Triticum dicoccoides isolate Atlit2015 ecotype Zavitan chromosome 6A, WEW_v2.0, whole genome shotgun sequence genome has a window encoding:
- the LOC119315420 gene encoding probable beta-1,3-galactosyltransferase 2, whose protein sequence is MSWRKAGGDGGVSKRWAVLLCLGSFCLGLLFTNRMWTLPEATEVPLPDQSVEEGKALVAADCGSKKVQELQKYKDVLPDQDTHHDVQTLDKTIATLETELSAARTLQESLLNGSPVSEDFKVSESIGRRKYRMVIGINTAFSSRKRRDSIRYTWMPRGEKRKQLEEQKGVIIRFVIGHSAIAGGIIDRAIEAEDRKHGDFMKIDHVEGYLALSGKTKTYFATAVSLWDADFYVKVDDDVHVNIATLGQILSKQAWKPRVYMGCMKSGPVLSEKGVRYYEPEHWKFGEPGNKYFRHATGQLYAISKDLATYISINKHVLHKYINEDVSLGSWFLGLDVEHIDDRRLCCGTPPDCEWKAQAGNTCAASFDWKCSGICNSEGRIWEVHNKCAEGDKALWNSTF, encoded by the exons atgagcTGGAGGAAAGCCGGAGGGGATGGAGGCGTGTCCAAGCGGTGGGCCGTGCTCCTCTGCCTCGGGAGCTTCTGCCTCGGCCTGCTCTTCACCAACAG AATGTGGACACTGCCTGAGGCAACTGAGGTTCCATTACCGGATCAAAGCGTTGAGGAAGGCAAAGCTCTAGTTGCTGCAGATTGTGGTTCAAAAAAG GTTCAAGAACTGCAAAAATACAAAGATGTGTTACCAGACCAAGATACTCATCATGATGTACA GACACTAGATAAGACAATAGCGACCTTAGAGACAGAACTCTCGGCTGCTAGAACCCTGCAAGAGTCATTGCTCAACGGTTCCCCTGTTTCAGAAGACTTCAAAGTTTCTGAGTCGATTGGGAGGAGAAAGTACCGTATGGTGATTGGCATCAATACCGCTTTTAGCAGTCGCAAGAGAAGAGATTCCATACGTTACACCTGGATGCCTCGAG GTGAGAAAAGGAAACAACTTGAAGAACAGAAGGGGGTCATAATTCGGTTTGTCATTGGTCACAG tgctATAGCAGGCGGAATTATTGATAGAGCAATTGAAGCAGAGGACAGGAAACATGGGGATTTCATGAAGATA GATCATGTCGAAGGATACCTTGCCCTATCTGGCAAAACTAAGACATACTTTGCTACAGCTGTTTCATTATGGGATGCAGATTTTTATGTGAAAGTTGATGACGACGTGCATGTGAACATAG CAACGCTTGGACAGATATTGTCCAAACAGGCATGGAAGCCAAGAGTATATATGGGCTGCATGAAATCTGGCCCTGTCCTATCTGAAAA GGGTGTGAGATACTATGAGCCTGAGCATTGGAAGTTCGGCGAACCAGGAAATAAGTATTTCCGACATGCTACCGGTCAATTATACGCCATTTCAAAAGATCTAGCAACCTACATATCAATAAACAA GCACGTCCTACACAAGTATATAAACGAGGACGTTTCGCTAGGATCTTGGTTCCTCGGGTTAGATGTCGAGCACATCGATGACCGGAGACTCTGTTGTGGTACTCCACCTG ACTGCGAATGGAAAGCTCAGGCAGGGAACACCTGCGCGGCGTCATTCGACTGGAAGTGCAGCGGCATATGCAACTCGGAAGGCAGGATCTGGGAGGTGCACAATAAGTGCGCCGAGGGCGATAAGGCGCTGTGGAATTCCACTTTCTAG
- the LOC119319068 gene encoding uncharacterized protein LOC119319068, with protein sequence MTMDRRARAAPRAEEERPSHGRFLRPGALARLRDCRIVARSLRSAAARLPIPSAPPSPAAEQQRQDGVPHFLVGPTRGLCGAARYPLRRRMAAARCVVFLPPPEAFLDAPAPSWVLATAR encoded by the coding sequence ATGACCATGGACCGCCGCGCCCGCGCAGCCCCGCGCGCGGAGGAGGAGCGCCCGAGCCACGGCCGCTTCCTCCGCCCCGGCGCGCTCGCCCGGCTCCGGGACTGCAGGATCGTCGCCCGCTCCctgcggtcggcggcggcgcgccTCCCGATCCCGTCCGCCCCTCCGTCCCCCGCGGCGGAGCAGCAGAGGCAGGACGGCGTGCCGCACTTCCTGGTGGGGCCCACGAGGGGCCTCTGCGGCGCGGCGCGGTACCCGCTCAGGAGGAGGATGGCCGCGGCGAGGTGCGTGGTGTTCTTGCCGCCGCCGGAGGCGTTCCTGGACGCGCCCGCGCCGTCGTGGGTCCTCGCCACCGCGCGCTGA